In Papio anubis isolate 15944 chromosome 20, Panubis1.0, whole genome shotgun sequence, a single window of DNA contains:
- the CHST8 gene encoding carbohydrate sulfotransferase 8, with amino-acid sequence MTPRPGTMRLACMFSSILLFGAAGLLLFISLQDPTELAPQQAPGIKFNIRPRQPHHDLPPGGSQDGDLKAPTERITRDLSSGAPRGRSLPAPDQPQSPLQRGTRLRLRQRRRRLLIKKMPAAATIPANSSDVPFIRPRPGTLDGRWVSLHRSQQERKRVMQEACAKYRASSSRRAVTSRHVSRIFVEDRHRVLYCEVPKAGCSNWKRVLMVLAGLASSTADIQHNTVHYGSALKRLDTFDRQGIMHRLSTYTKMLFVREPFERLVSAFRDKFEHPNSYYHPVFGKAILARYRANASREALRTGSGVRFPEFVQYLLDVHRPVGMDIHWDHVSRLCSPCLIDYDFVGKFESMEDDANFFLSLIRAPRNLTFPRFKDRHSQEARTTARIAHQYFAQLSALQRQRTYDFYYMDYLMFNYSKPFADLY; translated from the exons GAATAAAGTTCAACATCAGGCCAAGGCAGCCCCACCAC GATCTTCCACCAGGCGGCTCCCAGGATGGTGACTTGAAGGCACCCACAGAGAGGATCACTCGGGACTTGTCCAGTGGGGCCCCGAGGGGCCGCAGCCTGCCAGCGCCTGACCAGCCTCAATCCCCGCTGCAGAGGGGGACCCGTCTGCGGCTCCGCCAGCGCCGTCGCCGTCTGCTCATCAAGAAAATGCCAGCTGCGgcgaccatcccggccaacagcTCGGACGTGCCCTTCATTCGGCCGAGACCCGGGACGCTGGATGGCCGCTGGGTCAGCCTGCACCGGAGCCAGCAGGAGCGCAAGCGGGTGATGCAGGAGGCCTGCGCCAAGTACCGGGCGAGCAGCAGCCGCCGGGCCGTCACATCCCGCCACGTGTCCCGTATCTTCGTGGAGGACCGCCACCGCGTGCTCTACTGCGAGGTGCCCAAGGCTGGCTGCTCCAATTGGAAGCGGGTTCTCATGGTGCTGGCCGGCCTGGCCTCGTCCACCGCCGACATCCAGCACAACACCGTCCACTACGGCAGCGCCCTCAAGCGCCTGGACACCTTCGACCGCCAGGGTATCATGCACCGTCTCAGCACCTACACCAAGATGCTCTTTGTCCGCGAGCCCTTCGAGAGGCTGGTGTCAGCCTTCCGCGACAAGTTCGAGCACCCCAACAGCTACTACCACCCGGTCTTCGGCAAGGCCATCCTGGCCCGGTACCGGGCCAACGCCTCTCGGGAGGCCCTGCGGACGGGCTCTGGGGTGCGCTTTCCTGAGTTCGTCCAGTACCTGCTGGACGTGCACCGGCCCGTGGGGATGGACATTCACTGGGACCATGTCAGCCGgctctgcagcccctgcctcatCGACTACGACTTCGTAGGCAAGTTCGAGAGCATGGAGGACGATGCCAACTTCTTTCTGAGCCTCATCCGCGCGCCGCGGAACCTGACCTTCCCGCGGTTCAAGGACCGGCACTCGCAGGAGGCGCGGACCACAGCGAGGATCGCCCACCAGTACTTTGCCCAGCTCTCAGCCCTGCAACGGCAGCGCACCTACGACTTCTACTACATGGATTACCTGATGTTCAACTACTCCAAGCCCTTTGCAGATCTGTACTGA